The Caulifigura coniformis genome includes a region encoding these proteins:
- a CDS encoding GNAT family N-acetyltransferase has protein sequence MIDPHQEQGPTSPPAGARPARLSVRAWNGPDLDAGLLVWRELESRLGNVPMMCSHLWTSAWLRTYRDLIPSTILTVSHEGQTVGAALITRGAGQKAGPIPLRTLHVGTAGEPLGHSVCVEYNGLLAVRAHRPALIAAVQAWMSEQSGVDEVHLNGWAAEEIAEWNWPAGPTESRIRECRYFDLAKPREAGLEPLELLGRSTRQNLRRLLRRYGAIETTWAESLEEADDVFSEMVTLHQARWVASGQPGAFASHRFEGFQRQMLVQGFDDRKVVLFRARHEGETVGCLMLLVDRGRLLDYLSGFASFEQKPSPGLVTHYLCLSEAARREYRAYDFLVGEKRHKDNLSTDAQQLTWATWRRRTLRNSTIDLLKGLKKLRDRTRRSPAADAGLSPPSPTSATPIPMESPETLAATASPT, from the coding sequence ATGATCGATCCACATCAGGAGCAGGGACCGACTTCGCCTCCCGCCGGTGCTCGACCGGCGAGACTGTCGGTGCGCGCCTGGAACGGCCCGGACCTCGATGCCGGCCTGCTGGTCTGGCGGGAACTCGAATCGCGGCTCGGCAACGTGCCGATGATGTGTTCCCACCTGTGGACATCGGCCTGGCTCCGCACCTACCGGGACCTGATCCCGTCCACAATCCTGACCGTGTCCCACGAGGGTCAGACGGTCGGTGCCGCGCTCATCACGCGTGGAGCCGGACAGAAGGCGGGACCAATTCCGCTCAGGACGCTGCACGTCGGGACTGCCGGTGAGCCGCTCGGGCATTCGGTCTGTGTCGAATACAACGGCCTGCTGGCTGTGCGCGCCCACCGGCCGGCGTTGATCGCGGCGGTTCAAGCGTGGATGAGCGAACAATCAGGCGTGGATGAAGTCCATCTGAATGGCTGGGCGGCCGAGGAGATCGCAGAGTGGAACTGGCCCGCCGGGCCGACCGAGAGCCGCATTCGCGAATGCCGCTACTTCGACCTTGCGAAGCCGCGTGAAGCAGGACTTGAGCCGCTGGAACTGCTCGGACGCAGCACGCGGCAGAACCTGCGGCGGCTGTTGCGGAGATATGGCGCGATCGAGACGACGTGGGCCGAGTCGCTGGAAGAGGCGGACGATGTCTTTTCGGAGATGGTGACCCTGCACCAGGCCCGATGGGTGGCGTCTGGCCAGCCAGGCGCCTTTGCGAGCCATCGCTTCGAAGGCTTCCAGCGGCAGATGCTTGTGCAGGGCTTCGACGACCGGAAGGTCGTGTTGTTTCGAGCAAGGCACGAAGGCGAAACGGTCGGTTGCCTGATGCTGCTGGTCGACCGCGGCCGACTGCTGGACTACCTGTCCGGCTTCGCCTCTTTCGAGCAGAAGCCGAGCCCGGGACTCGTCACGCATTACCTGTGTCTTTCCGAGGCCGCCCGGCGCGAATATCGGGCGTACGACTTCCTTGTCGGCGAAAAACGCCACAAGGACAACCTTTCAACGGACGCACAGCAGCTGACATGGGCGACCTGGCGGCGGCGGACGCTGCGGAATTCGACCATCGATCTGCTCAAGGGCCTTAAGAAGTTGCGGGACCGGACACGACGTTCGCCGGCCGCTGACGCCGGTTTGTCGCCTCCGTCGCCCACCAGCGCGACGCCGATCCCGATGGAATCTCCAGAAACCCTCGCTGCAACCGCATCTCCAACATGA
- a CDS encoding sigma-54-dependent transcriptional regulator, producing the protein MSPPNPAVEADLPNVTISVLIVDDDEAHAHAVAESLDRVGCECSIARSGNEGIEKIEAENFDIVITDLKMEDVDGLMILRKAKEELPEAEVIVLTGHSSIHSAVTAMQGGAYTYLTKPLDIQELRTAVEKAASRIRLIRRNAALASRLDERFGFEGVIGNSPAMLRVIDQLRALAPTEASVLILGESGTGKELAARALHQNSPRKNKPFVPLNISALPESILESELFGHEQGAFTGAATKRIGKFEYANGGTLFLDEVGEMPMETQIKLLRVLEDRKITRLGSNDEKTINVRLVAATNADLKAAMEKGTFRRDLYYRLSVVSISLPPLRDRRADIPLLVDHFIKEFSQRYGREVQGLSRAARQALMSYEWPGNIRQLRNVVEGMIALDTDGLLDVDDLPDEIRPFAAAGVEGQPPGANGSDFLIGRPMEEVEKYYITQALSLTGGKREEAASLLGIGERTLYRKIKEFGLN; encoded by the coding sequence GTGTCTCCTCCGAACCCCGCCGTCGAAGCCGACCTTCCCAACGTCACCATCAGCGTGCTGATCGTCGACGATGACGAAGCCCATGCGCACGCGGTCGCCGAAAGCCTCGACCGAGTCGGGTGCGAGTGCTCGATCGCCCGCTCGGGAAACGAGGGCATCGAGAAGATCGAGGCGGAAAACTTCGACATCGTCATTACCGACCTCAAGATGGAGGATGTCGACGGGTTGATGATCCTCCGCAAGGCGAAGGAGGAGCTGCCGGAAGCGGAGGTGATCGTCCTCACCGGTCACAGCTCGATTCATTCGGCCGTCACCGCGATGCAGGGGGGGGCTTACACGTACCTCACGAAACCACTCGACATCCAGGAACTGCGGACGGCCGTCGAGAAGGCGGCGTCGCGGATCCGCCTGATTCGCCGGAACGCGGCGCTCGCAAGCCGGCTCGATGAGCGGTTCGGATTCGAAGGGGTCATCGGCAACAGCCCGGCGATGCTGCGGGTGATCGACCAGCTGCGGGCACTGGCGCCGACGGAAGCCTCGGTGCTGATCCTCGGCGAAAGCGGAACCGGCAAAGAACTGGCGGCCCGTGCGCTGCACCAGAACTCGCCTCGCAAGAACAAGCCGTTCGTCCCGCTGAACATTTCCGCGCTGCCGGAGAGCATTCTCGAAAGCGAACTCTTCGGGCACGAGCAGGGAGCGTTCACCGGTGCGGCCACGAAGCGCATCGGCAAATTCGAATACGCCAACGGCGGAACGCTGTTCCTGGATGAAGTCGGCGAAATGCCGATGGAGACGCAGATCAAGCTGCTGCGGGTTCTCGAAGATCGCAAGATCACGCGGCTCGGCTCGAACGACGAAAAGACAATCAACGTTCGGCTCGTCGCTGCGACGAATGCCGACCTCAAGGCCGCGATGGAGAAGGGGACGTTTCGCCGGGACCTCTATTACCGGTTGAGCGTGGTTTCGATTTCGCTGCCGCCGCTCCGCGACCGCAGGGCCGATATCCCGCTGCTGGTCGACCACTTCATCAAGGAATTCTCGCAGCGTTACGGCCGGGAAGTGCAGGGGCTGTCGCGGGCCGCGCGGCAGGCCCTGATGTCGTATGAGTGGCCGGGCAACATCCGGCAGCTGCGAAACGTCGTGGAAGGGATGATCGCGCTCGATACCGACGGCCTCCTGGACGTCGACGACCTGCCCGACGAAATCCGGCCGTTCGCGGCCGCGGGAGTCGAAGGCCAGCCACCGGGGGCGAACGGTTCCGATTTCCTCATCGGTCGTCCGATGGAAGAAGTCGAGAAGTACTACATCACGCAGGCGCTCAGCCTGACCGGGGGAAAGCGCGAAGAAGCCGCGAGCCTGCTGGGGATCGGCGAGCGGACGCTGTACCGCAAGATCAAGGAATTCGGGCTGAACTGA
- a CDS encoding O-antigen ligase family protein, translated as MAYFLFLLANAALFVRPAELFPALGNIQVYLYLIVAAILAGIGGIWNQVRSDTLIQQPINLCMLGLTASIAISHLTNGAISLAAEGLFNMVKVLMYFLMLVSVVNTVPRLRQFLQLTVICSSAMVLLSVIDYHDFVAEWSNRSDLYAVRELEKDLPDQAPKLLRHVTDLNGETPDGLPVWVFRLRGLGMFHDPNDLASLAAVTSVISLYFLTDPTVAGVRFLWLAPLALMTHAVLMTHSRGGILAFGVACMAWLAVKYGGKVAMAIGAMGAAAVPVVLGRQGNIEISGGTGQQRIQLWAEGLEQIRSVKLPFGIGENRYHEISGLAAHNSYVHAYVELGFLGGTMFFGCFLFAAWAFYRIKRDRIEILDPELRRMMPYIAAMLAGWCTGMATLSRCYVPPTYMIVGVAAAYINLVGYYRRRPQPIIALDHLVAQRWVLCSIGLLACCFAFVRVFARFG; from the coding sequence ATGGCGTACTTCCTGTTCCTCCTTGCCAACGCCGCCCTGTTCGTTCGCCCCGCCGAGCTCTTTCCGGCGCTGGGGAACATCCAGGTTTATCTGTATTTGATTGTCGCGGCGATCCTGGCCGGAATCGGCGGCATCTGGAACCAGGTGCGTTCCGACACGCTCATCCAGCAGCCCATCAACCTGTGCATGCTCGGGCTGACGGCGTCGATCGCCATCTCCCACCTGACGAACGGCGCCATCTCCCTTGCTGCCGAGGGGCTGTTCAACATGGTGAAGGTGCTGATGTACTTCCTGATGCTGGTGTCGGTTGTGAACACCGTTCCCCGGCTCAGGCAGTTCCTTCAGCTCACGGTGATCTGCTCGTCGGCAATGGTGCTCCTCAGCGTTATCGACTACCACGACTTCGTGGCGGAATGGAGCAACCGGTCCGACCTGTACGCCGTGCGCGAGCTGGAGAAAGACCTGCCCGACCAGGCGCCGAAGCTGCTCCGCCATGTGACCGACCTGAACGGCGAGACGCCGGACGGATTGCCGGTGTGGGTGTTCCGGCTTCGCGGACTCGGGATGTTCCACGACCCGAACGACCTCGCCTCGCTGGCGGCCGTCACCTCAGTGATCTCGCTCTATTTCCTCACGGACCCCACCGTGGCCGGGGTGCGATTCCTGTGGCTCGCTCCACTGGCGTTGATGACGCACGCGGTGCTGATGACGCATTCTCGTGGCGGCATTCTCGCATTTGGCGTCGCCTGCATGGCCTGGCTGGCCGTGAAGTACGGCGGCAAGGTGGCCATGGCCATTGGTGCCATGGGGGCGGCCGCCGTTCCCGTGGTTCTCGGCCGGCAGGGAAACATCGAGATCTCGGGGGGGACCGGACAGCAGCGCATTCAGCTGTGGGCCGAAGGCCTCGAGCAGATCCGATCCGTGAAGCTCCCTTTCGGCATTGGAGAGAACCGCTACCACGAAATCTCCGGGCTCGCCGCGCACAATTCCTACGTGCATGCCTACGTCGAACTCGGATTCCTTGGCGGAACGATGTTCTTCGGCTGCTTCCTGTTCGCGGCGTGGGCGTTCTACCGCATCAAACGCGACCGAATCGAGATTCTCGACCCGGAACTGCGACGCATGATGCCCTACATCGCGGCCATGCTGGCCGGCTGGTGCACCGGCATGGCGACCCTTTCCCGCTGCTATGTGCCCCCCACTTACATGATCGTGGGCGTGGCGGCGGCCTACATCAACCTGGTCGGTTACTACCGGCGGCGTCCGCAGCCGATTATCGCCCTCGATCACCTCGTGGCCCAGCGGTGGGTGCTGTGCAGTATCGGGCTTCTCGCCTGTTGCTTCGCGTTCGTCCGCGTGTTTGCAAGATTCGGGTGA
- a CDS encoding LysM peptidoglycan-binding domain-containing protein, which produces MVSEPVAAALPPRTRFDSQEWLASRQPSARSLWLKRGGAAAVAGMLGCLGWVGFQQMPSRAAASTASEEEFVLAGETAGAPKAEFVAAPQGESVEEADLAVSPFDRAPITRRMAPAVEAVDHSAATQDENPFAAFAPPRQQTAMAPEESPFAAPPSRMAKSRSAGEGVVTLASNETAAPMGEAVGSFEVAGQSEPAVTIVTPEPMPSAEQATPNDDPFAAFSPQGAAPAQQVSSVPGSFGAPAEEAQAEAQWTTAQAAPAMQAVTPVQFEPEPVPLQVPAQFEPEARPIGTSNGFAAEPAPSPGEPKGEAAWPAFEQQPAPIEPAAPARRAKAEPPYSPRVGNAERTSFNVPQPAAGMNDPQDETLHVVQQGETYWSIARQHYGAGRYFQALAEYNKPRISDQQSLKPGMKVLVPSAQTLDTRYGKLMQASGHAKPPAKPQAGLRFNAQGEPYYIVGEGDTLGEIATRYLGKTLRSEEIYRMNQEQLPNPNNLKMGMILVMPADAAETGPANAIPGRR; this is translated from the coding sequence GTGGTCAGTGAACCCGTCGCGGCGGCCCTGCCCCCGCGAACCCGGTTCGACTCACAGGAATGGCTGGCGTCTCGCCAGCCTTCAGCCCGCAGCCTGTGGCTGAAACGCGGCGGCGCCGCGGCCGTGGCCGGGATGCTCGGTTGTCTGGGCTGGGTCGGCTTCCAGCAGATGCCGAGCCGTGCCGCAGCATCGACGGCTTCCGAAGAGGAATTCGTTCTCGCTGGAGAGACGGCCGGCGCTCCCAAAGCGGAATTTGTCGCGGCGCCGCAAGGTGAATCCGTTGAGGAAGCGGATCTCGCCGTCTCCCCCTTTGACCGGGCTCCAATCACCCGTCGCATGGCGCCCGCTGTCGAGGCCGTGGATCATTCTGCCGCGACTCAGGACGAAAATCCCTTCGCCGCATTCGCGCCGCCAAGGCAGCAGACCGCGATGGCCCCCGAGGAGAGTCCGTTTGCGGCGCCTCCTTCGCGAATGGCCAAATCGCGCAGCGCAGGCGAAGGCGTGGTGACGCTGGCCTCCAACGAGACCGCGGCGCCCATGGGGGAAGCGGTCGGAAGCTTTGAAGTCGCCGGGCAGTCGGAACCTGCCGTGACGATCGTTACGCCGGAACCGATGCCGTCGGCAGAACAGGCGACGCCGAATGACGACCCGTTTGCCGCCTTCAGCCCCCAGGGAGCAGCCCCGGCGCAGCAGGTGAGCAGCGTGCCGGGGTCTTTTGGAGCGCCGGCGGAGGAAGCACAGGCGGAAGCCCAGTGGACGACTGCCCAGGCGGCCCCTGCGATGCAGGCGGTGACGCCAGTGCAGTTCGAGCCGGAACCTGTTCCGCTGCAGGTTCCGGCCCAGTTTGAGCCCGAAGCCCGTCCGATCGGGACGAGCAACGGCTTCGCCGCTGAGCCGGCCCCGTCACCGGGAGAGCCGAAAGGCGAGGCCGCGTGGCCTGCCTTCGAGCAGCAACCAGCGCCGATCGAGCCAGCCGCGCCGGCCCGGCGCGCCAAGGCGGAGCCCCCCTACTCTCCCCGGGTCGGAAACGCGGAACGCACGAGTTTCAACGTTCCGCAGCCTGCCGCCGGGATGAACGATCCCCAGGACGAGACGCTGCACGTGGTCCAGCAGGGGGAGACCTACTGGAGCATCGCCCGTCAGCACTATGGGGCCGGCCGATACTTTCAGGCACTGGCGGAATACAACAAACCGCGAATCTCGGACCAGCAGTCGCTCAAGCCGGGGATGAAAGTCCTCGTGCCGTCGGCACAGACGCTCGATACGCGGTACGGCAAGCTGATGCAGGCCAGCGGGCATGCGAAACCCCCGGCGAAGCCGCAGGCCGGACTGCGATTCAATGCCCAGGGGGAGCCCTACTACATCGTTGGCGAGGGAGACACGCTGGGTGAAATCGCAACGCGCTATCTGGGCAAGACACTCCGGTCCGAAGAGATTTACCGGATGAACCAGGAGCAGCTGCCGAACCCGAATAACCTCAAAATGGGCATGATTCTCGTGATGCCCGCCGACGCCGCGGAAACTGGACCGGCGAATGCAATTCCAGGACGCCGATAA
- a CDS encoding glycosyltransferase family 2 protein produces MSNKTPVISVVMPAYNAAAFVQRAINSVWSQTRSPLELIVVDDGSSDDTSAAARAADPRTVVIRQSNGGPGAARNRGVKESKGNWIAFIDADDAWRPNKLELQLPHMEGGNTDVVFSQVVGPLERDNPKKPLTFDDLWDHNYIGLSTSVVCRESFEKVGGFDEDRGVLGIEDYNLWLRMASRGAKFTFVKEELVEYTPAPGNLSSNYWKIAQAAVRNAEKVAEFSGMPQKQLSTKLAAIYAEYGIALLYDRDLPAARTYLRQSLKHRVDGRNALRWMSTFAPAPVLNLRRTLLRTFSQFLS; encoded by the coding sequence ATGAGCAACAAGACTCCTGTGATCAGCGTCGTCATGCCCGCCTACAACGCGGCGGCATTTGTTCAGCGCGCCATCAACAGCGTCTGGTCGCAGACGCGCTCCCCTCTCGAACTGATCGTCGTCGACGACGGCTCGAGCGACGACACCTCGGCCGCAGCCCGTGCGGCTGATCCTCGGACCGTGGTGATTCGCCAATCCAATGGCGGTCCGGGCGCGGCCCGCAATCGCGGGGTGAAGGAATCGAAGGGGAACTGGATCGCGTTCATCGATGCGGATGACGCCTGGCGACCCAACAAGCTCGAGCTCCAGCTGCCCCACATGGAAGGCGGCAATACGGACGTCGTGTTCAGCCAGGTCGTCGGGCCGCTGGAACGCGACAACCCGAAGAAGCCTCTCACCTTCGACGACCTGTGGGACCACAACTACATCGGCCTGTCGACGTCGGTCGTTTGCCGGGAGTCGTTCGAGAAGGTCGGCGGCTTCGATGAAGACCGCGGCGTCCTCGGGATCGAGGACTACAACCTGTGGCTGAGAATGGCGTCACGCGGCGCGAAGTTCACCTTCGTGAAGGAAGAACTCGTCGAGTACACGCCGGCTCCAGGCAACCTGTCGTCGAACTACTGGAAGATTGCTCAGGCGGCGGTGCGGAATGCCGAGAAGGTCGCCGAGTTCAGCGGGATGCCGCAGAAACAACTGAGCACCAAGCTGGCGGCCATCTACGCGGAGTACGGAATCGCCCTGCTCTACGACCGCGACCTTCCCGCGGCACGCACTTACCTGCGTCAATCCCTCAAGCATCGTGTCGACGGGCGAAACGCGTTGCGCTGGATGTCGACCTTCGCTCCAGCCCCGGTGTTGAATCTCCGCCGGACTCTCCTTCGGACCTTCTCCCAGTTTCTTTCATGA
- a CDS encoding agmatine deiminase family protein: MSKTPAALGYRMPAEWEPHEATWLSWPHKLESWPGAFEEVPGIFVEMSRFLAECEKVRINVAGPDMEAGVRKLLEEAGVNVAAVSFHHNPTNDAWCRDHGPIFVVRDVDGRRERAITDWKYNAWGDKYPPYDLDNTIPGRVAAEFNIPRFEAGIVMEGGSIDVNGRGTLMTTEACLLNKNRNPHLTKEQIEGYLRDYLGIRHFLWLGDGIIGDDTDGHVDDITRFVSPDTVVTVVEEDTADENHKPLAENLARLKTMKDQDGRPLNVVTIPMPSPVEFDGQRLPASYANFYIANRRVLVPTYRCKNDAVALETLQRLFPERLVVGIDCTKLVWGLGAIHCVTQQQPAA, from the coding sequence ATGTCAAAGACGCCCGCCGCTCTCGGTTACCGCATGCCCGCTGAATGGGAGCCTCATGAAGCGACCTGGCTGTCGTGGCCCCACAAGCTCGAAAGCTGGCCAGGCGCGTTCGAGGAAGTGCCCGGCATCTTCGTCGAGATGTCCCGGTTCCTCGCCGAGTGCGAAAAGGTCCGCATCAACGTTGCCGGCCCCGACATGGAAGCCGGCGTGCGGAAGCTGCTGGAAGAGGCCGGCGTCAACGTCGCCGCCGTCAGCTTCCACCACAACCCGACGAACGACGCCTGGTGCCGCGACCACGGTCCCATCTTCGTGGTCCGCGACGTCGACGGCCGCCGTGAGCGAGCCATCACCGACTGGAAGTACAACGCCTGGGGGGACAAGTACCCTCCGTACGACCTCGACAACACGATTCCCGGCCGTGTCGCCGCCGAGTTCAACATTCCGCGGTTCGAGGCGGGCATCGTCATGGAAGGGGGCTCCATCGACGTCAACGGGCGTGGCACGCTGATGACAACCGAGGCCTGCCTGCTGAACAAGAACCGCAATCCGCACCTCACGAAGGAGCAGATCGAGGGCTACCTGCGCGACTATCTCGGAATCCGCCACTTCCTCTGGCTCGGTGATGGCATCATCGGCGATGACACCGATGGCCATGTCGACGACATCACGCGCTTCGTTTCGCCGGACACGGTCGTGACCGTCGTCGAGGAGGACACGGCAGATGAGAACCACAAGCCGCTGGCCGAGAATCTCGCGCGCCTGAAAACCATGAAGGACCAGGACGGCCGGCCCTTGAACGTCGTGACGATTCCGATGCCGTCCCCCGTGGAATTTGATGGGCAGCGTCTGCCCGCGAGCTACGCCAACTTCTACATCGCGAACCGCCGCGTTCTCGTGCCGACGTATCGCTGCAAGAACGACGCGGTCGCCCTGGAGACCCTGCAGCGGCTCTTCCCGGAGCGCCTTGTCGTCGGCATCGACTGCACGAAGCTCGTGTGGGGCCTGGGGGCGATTCACTGCGTCACGCAGCAGCAACCGGCGGCATAG
- the rsmH gene encoding 16S rRNA (cytosine(1402)-N(4))-methyltransferase RsmH — translation MTDTPASPSGPSPRPAVRAVHIPVLLKETLAALDLRPGMTVVDGTVGAGGHSRKILEAIRPGGTLIGVDRDSMMLRLAAENLGESPDVVLKQSSYAELDAVLDELAVPAVDRVLVDLGLSSDQLADRERGFGFKAGGPLDLRFDVRHGQPASELLRTADVQQLTDIFRDYGEDANAHRIAHAIVQGRSKSPIETAEQLARVVEQASPGRRGDTHPATRVFQALRIAVNEELEQLKRLLGDVAPRRIRSGGRLVVISFHSLEDRYVKDAFRETERWEPLTKKPVTGTPTEERLNPRSRSAKLRAAVRR, via the coding sequence ATGACTGACACTCCGGCCTCCCCATCCGGTCCGTCGCCGCGACCGGCGGTGCGCGCCGTGCACATTCCCGTGTTGCTGAAAGAGACTCTGGCAGCGCTGGACCTGCGGCCCGGGATGACGGTTGTCGATGGAACGGTCGGGGCCGGCGGACACAGTCGAAAAATCCTGGAGGCCATCCGGCCCGGCGGCACGCTCATCGGCGTGGACCGGGATTCGATGATGCTGCGACTGGCGGCAGAGAACCTTGGTGAATCGCCGGATGTGGTGCTGAAGCAATCCAGCTATGCGGAACTCGATGCCGTCCTTGATGAACTCGCCGTTCCCGCGGTCGACCGCGTGCTCGTCGACCTGGGCCTCTCCTCCGACCAGTTGGCCGATCGGGAGCGGGGATTCGGCTTCAAGGCGGGTGGCCCGCTCGACCTGCGGTTTGACGTGCGCCACGGGCAGCCGGCCAGTGAACTGCTCCGCACGGCCGACGTGCAACAGCTCACGGACATTTTTCGCGACTACGGCGAGGATGCGAACGCCCATCGGATTGCCCATGCCATCGTGCAGGGGCGCTCGAAGTCGCCCATCGAAACAGCGGAGCAACTGGCCCGGGTCGTGGAACAGGCCTCGCCGGGACGACGCGGAGACACCCACCCGGCGACGCGCGTCTTCCAGGCGCTGCGCATTGCCGTCAATGAAGAACTCGAACAACTCAAGCGATTGCTCGGCGACGTCGCTCCGCGTCGGATTCGTTCCGGCGGGCGGCTGGTCGTGATTTCGTTTCATTCGCTGGAAGACCGATACGTCAAGGATGCCTTTCGGGAGACAGAGCGATGGGAACCGCTCACGAAGAAGCCGGTCACGGGAACACCAACCGAAGAACGCCTCAACCCGCGGTCAAGATCGGCGAAGTTGCGGGCCGCCGTCCGGCGGTAA
- a CDS encoding peptidoglycan D,D-transpeptidase FtsI family protein, producing the protein MSGLRRQARSSRLRSDFIACGLVALWAVIALRLITVQGFGNVASARLARRQHAFVEVLPARPGDISDRAGRLLATSARTESLAIDPSAVEEPARVAGLLAGVLNLDAEALTQRIVASHEKRFLWVKRRLKPEEADAVRSLGLPPDVWHFRVEFERILPQGPLAAHVLGNRDIDNHGRGGVEEGLERLLVGKDGERTLLRDARGYVIDVDSSKTIEPRHGHHVRLTIDSLLQMQVEARLSKLMEECRPLGACVVVLDPKTGEVLSMASRPEMPVLKTPASRDEEAASDGSLRGEDGKKPGVSDAASDQGPADHHAEANGWRNHAIASMFEPGSTFKPFIVAAAIDRGVVQRDEEFHCGHGAYRMGRRVLHDHHSYGPLSVTDILVKSSNIGMAKIGERLENDGLFAAASAFGFGRPTGIELPGELPGQLNPFAKWTSYSTGSIPMGQEIATTPLQVAAAHAALANHGTYLTPHLLLQVEGDRVEKPTVIGRDLVSRETADWLVTGPMLEVVTRGTGKKAQIPGYSVFGKTGTAQKLDPKTGGYSHSRHIGSFACGAPANDPRALVLIAVDEPTAGPSTYGGIVAAPAAADVLKITLDYLGIPPDKPEELEVKAKSRRR; encoded by the coding sequence GTGAGCGGGCTTCGCCGACAGGCACGGTCGTCGCGTCTGCGCAGCGATTTCATCGCCTGTGGCCTGGTCGCGCTTTGGGCCGTCATTGCCCTGCGGCTGATTACCGTGCAGGGCTTTGGGAACGTCGCGTCGGCTCGGTTGGCGCGGCGGCAGCATGCGTTTGTCGAGGTGTTGCCGGCCCGCCCGGGCGACATTTCCGACCGGGCCGGCCGCTTGCTCGCGACCTCCGCACGGACCGAAAGCCTGGCAATCGATCCAAGCGCCGTGGAAGAGCCGGCCCGGGTGGCAGGGCTTCTCGCGGGCGTCCTCAACCTCGACGCCGAGGCGCTCACGCAGCGGATCGTGGCGTCGCACGAGAAGCGGTTTCTGTGGGTGAAACGACGGCTGAAACCGGAGGAGGCCGACGCCGTCCGATCGTTGGGGCTGCCACCGGATGTCTGGCACTTCCGCGTTGAATTCGAGCGCATTCTCCCGCAGGGACCGCTGGCCGCACATGTCCTCGGGAACAGGGACATCGACAACCACGGACGAGGCGGTGTCGAGGAAGGACTGGAGCGACTACTGGTCGGCAAGGACGGCGAACGCACCCTGCTGCGGGACGCGCGGGGGTACGTGATCGACGTCGACAGTTCGAAGACGATCGAGCCGCGGCATGGGCATCACGTACGCCTGACGATCGACTCGCTGCTGCAGATGCAGGTGGAGGCGAGGCTCTCGAAGTTGATGGAGGAATGCCGGCCGCTCGGGGCGTGCGTCGTGGTGCTCGACCCGAAAACGGGGGAAGTGCTTTCGATGGCCTCACGGCCGGAAATGCCAGTGCTCAAAACGCCGGCTTCGAGAGATGAAGAGGCGGCTTCGGATGGGAGTCTGAGGGGCGAGGACGGCAAGAAGCCGGGGGTCTCGGACGCAGCGTCCGATCAAGGCCCGGCAGATCACCACGCTGAGGCCAACGGATGGCGGAATCATGCGATCGCTTCGATGTTCGAGCCGGGCTCGACGTTCAAGCCGTTCATCGTGGCGGCGGCGATCGACCGGGGCGTCGTGCAGCGGGACGAGGAATTCCACTGCGGCCACGGTGCCTACCGCATGGGGCGGCGCGTGCTGCACGATCACCACAGCTACGGGCCGCTGAGCGTCACCGACATCCTCGTGAAGTCGAGCAACATCGGGATGGCGAAGATCGGTGAGCGGCTGGAGAACGACGGACTCTTCGCCGCGGCATCGGCCTTCGGTTTCGGACGCCCAACCGGAATCGAGCTGCCGGGAGAACTTCCCGGCCAGCTCAATCCGTTCGCAAAGTGGACGAGCTACTCGACGGGTTCAATCCCGATGGGCCAGGAGATCGCGACGACACCGCTGCAGGTGGCGGCCGCCCATGCGGCATTGGCCAATCACGGCACATACCTCACCCCGCACCTGCTGCTGCAGGTCGAGGGGGACCGCGTCGAGAAACCGACAGTCATCGGACGCGACCTCGTGTCCCGCGAGACGGCCGACTGGCTCGTTACCGGCCCCATGCTGGAAGTCGTGACGCGCGGGACCGGAAAGAAAGCCCAGATTCCAGGGTACAGCGTCTTCGGAAAGACGGGCACGGCGCAGAAGCTCGATCCGAAAACCGGCGGGTACTCGCATTCGCGACATATCGGGTCGTTCGCCTGCGGAGCGCCGGCAAACGACCCGCGGGCGCTCGTGCTGATCGCCGTGGACGAACCGACGGCGGGGCCGAGCACCTACGGTGGGATCGTCGCGGCACCGGCGGCGGCAGACGTCCTGAAGATCACGCTCGACTACCTCGGAATTCCGCCCGACAAACCTGAGGAACTGGAAGTGAAGGCGAAGAGCCGACGCCGGTAG